In a single window of the Alosa sapidissima isolate fAloSap1 chromosome 18, fAloSap1.pri, whole genome shotgun sequence genome:
- the rwdd gene encoding RWD domain-containing protein 4, translated as MSANEDQEMELEALRSIYEGDECFKELSPTTFQFRIGDHEDPKAFLLDVSWPETYPETAPQLTLQAFFNNRISPTTKQDIISKLEEQVEANLGTAMMYTLFEWAKENQADLMEHHQPVKDAATLNPSNETSSPVCSNKKKEKKEQLTKAQKRKMISRTDNKGELPRGWNWVDVIKHLSKTGGAAED; from the exons ATGTCTGCCAATGAAGATCAAGAG ATGGAGCTGGAAGCTCTTCGTTCTATATATGAAGGGGATGAGTGTTTCAAGGAACTCAGTCCGACGACTTTCCAGTTTAGA ATAGGAGATCACGAAGACCCCAAAGCTTTTCTTTTGGACGTTTCATGGCCGGAGACATATCCTGAAACTGCCCCTCAGTTAACCTTACAAGCCTTTTTCAACAATAGAAT ATCTCCGACCACAAAGCAGGATATTATCTCTAAGCTGGAGGAGCAGGTGGAAGCTAACCTGGGCACAGCCATGATGTACACATTGTTTGAATGGGCCAAAGAAAACCAAGCAGATCTGATGGAGCACCACCAGCCTGTGAAGGATGCAGCG ACTCTTAACCCCAGCAATGAAACATCGAGTCCTGTGTGTTCAaacaagaagaaggagaagaaagagcaGCTGACCAAAGCACAGAAGAGGAAGATGATTTCACGTACAG ATAATAAAGGAGAGCTTCCTCGAGGTTGGAACTGGGTAGATGTCATCAAG CAT CTGAGCAAAACGGGAGGAGCCGCAGAGGACTAG